Proteins co-encoded in one Quercus robur chromosome 8, dhQueRobu3.1, whole genome shotgun sequence genomic window:
- the LOC126694661 gene encoding F-box protein At4g09920-like encodes MDMANSATHHQSDSKRKKVELSQDTVVSIDRISNLSDSLICHILSFLSTEEAGVTSILSNRWKLLWTLVPKINLNDNRSEENPLSLTHVVYRVLALHRAPLLRNFSLTSFSPCDPFHLDTWIHTVIGRKVQHLYLQFSHSKKLVKLPRTVFTCKTIVILELRADIVLDTPSNFQFPSLKILCLGGIVYKSEDSFSNLFSGCPVLEDLTVELREDLDGASSFKIIVPTLKRLEIEFGSVYPKPYDYKFEIYSPALENFRFYGDLGNLVFIEKLAKLVDAHVSIYAGHWVLENGLHYGARIFKLVRELNCSKFLSISPGQKECLCFDSIYPSMYQNLVRLEFGVNLSNWHVLKALLLVAPNLKVLVLDKNDDDEEENRLCCIGPPDGSGCLSLLTAFNFNGFEELEHEVEFVKYVLNEARLLNAMTIKINDKHLKESLLQRLSIFPRQSTKCLITVE; translated from the exons ATGGATATGGCCAACTCAGCTACTCATCATCAATCGGACTCAAAACGCAAGAAAGTTGAACTCTCTCAAGACACAGTGGTTTCCATCGACAGAATCAGCAATCTATCAGACTCTCTTATCTGCCacatcctttcttttttatcaacCGAAGAGGCCGGCGTCACAAGCATTTTGTCGAACAGGTGGAAGCTCCTCTGGACTCTCGTCCCAAAAATCAACCTCAACGATAACCGCAGTGAAGAAAACCCCTTAAGCTTAACACATGTTGTGTACAGAGTTTTGGCTCTGCACAGAGCACCGTTGCTCCGAAATTTTAGCCTCACATCATTTTCTCCCTGTGACCCATTCCATCTCGACACATGGATCCACACCGTCATAGGCCGTAAAGTCCAACATCTCTATCTCCAGTTTTCCCATTCTAAGAAACTTGTGAAGTTGCCCCGTACGGTCTTCACTTGCAAAACAATTGTGATTCTCGAATTAAGAGCCGACATTGTGCTAGATACTCCTTCTAACTTTCAGTTTCCGAGCCTCAAGATTCTGTGTCTGGGCGGAATTGTTTATAAATCCGAAGACTCTTTCTCGAATCTCTTCTCTGGCTGCCCAGTACTCGAAGATTTGACGGTGGAATTAAGAGAAGATTTGGACGGTGCATCCAGTTTTAAAATAATCGTACCCACTCTTAAACGTTTAGAAATCGAGTTTGGATCAGTTTACCCCAAACCCTATGATTACAAATTTGAGATATACAGCCCGGCACTTGAAAACTTTCGATTTTATGGTGATTTGGGCAACCTCGTTTTCATTGAAAAGTTAGCTAAATTAGTTGATGCACATGTCTCTATTTACGCTGGGCATTGGGTTCTTGAAAATGGATTACATTATGGAGCTAGGATATTCAAGCTTGTTAGAGAACTAAATTGCTCTAAATTCCTTTCAATAAGTCCTGGCCAAAAAGAG TGCCTCTGTTTTGATTCTATTTATCCTTCCATGTACCAAAATTTGGTCCGATTGGAGTTTGGAGTGAATCTATCTAACTGGCACGTGCTAAAAGCCTTGCTCCTAGTGGCTCCTAATTTAAAAGTTCTTGTTCTTGATAAG aatgatgatgatgaagaggagAATCGGTTATGCTGCATTGGGCCACCAGATGGTTCTGGTTGCCTGTCATTGCTTACagcttttaattttaatggatTTGAAGAATTAGAACATGAggttgaatttgtaaaatatgttCTTAATGAGGCAAGACTCTTGAATGCAATgacaatcaaaattaatgatAAGCATTTGAAGGAAAGTCTTCTCCAGAGGctatcaattttcccaaggcaGTCAACAAAATGTCTAATTACTGTTGAATAA